The following coding sequences lie in one Methanothermobacter sp. genomic window:
- a CDS encoding CARDB domain-containing protein: protein MFCRIFNNPDQTGVNVCTDNSAVDARFNWWGSNTPDFSKLVSGSVTYDPWIVLSINVNPGTVPIGGTSQITADLHHDSKGALHDPSEGLIPYTGPANFSTTLGSIDDTNITDGTATSTLTSLNTKGIATVYARVDNETVNTTIPVGLKPATFQLSKLTVTPTAGITPLNIRIKARITNTGELTGSYTATLKVNQGSIQNQTTTLNPGETKTIEFTLTITQPGTYNVTIGTLPPKLVTAGITINQLAGTANWVRRYYVLYKRLPSSVTISGKNSQWPSSWTSLYVQPSRSTQAT, encoded by the coding sequence ATGTTCTGCAGGATATTCAACAACCCGGACCAGACAGGTGTGAATGTCTGCACAGATAATAGTGCTGTGGATGCCCGATTCAACTGGTGGGGCTCTAACACTCCAGACTTTTCAAAACTCGTCTCAGGAAGTGTAACATATGACCCATGGATCGTCCTGAGCATCAATGTCAACCCCGGCACCGTCCCCATAGGTGGAACATCACAGATAACCGCAGACCTCCACCACGACAGTAAGGGAGCGCTACATGATCCATCTGAAGGATTGATCCCGTACACAGGCCCCGCAAACTTCTCCACAACCCTCGGCTCGATAGACGACACAAACATCACAGACGGCACCGCCACCTCAACACTAACCAGCCTCAACACCAAGGGGATCGCCACAGTATACGCCAGAGTTGACAACGAAACAGTAAACACCACAATCCCAGTCGGGCTGAAACCAGCAACCTTCCAACTAAGCAAATTAACAGTCACACCCACAGCCGGAATAACACCACTGAACATCAGGATTAAAGCCAGAATCACCAACACAGGAGAACTTACCGGCAGCTACACAGCAACCCTCAAGGTAAACCAGGGATCCATACAAAACCAGACAACCACCCTAAACCCCGGAGAAACAAAAACAATCGAATTCACACTAACAATCACCCAACCAGGAACCTACAACGTAACCATCGGCACACTCCCACCAAAACTGGTAACTGCAGGTATAACAATAAACCAGCTTGCAGGAACTGCAAACTGGGTCAGAAGATACTACGTGCTTTACAAAAGACTCCCATCCTCAGTGACAATCTCAGGAAAAAATTCACAATGGCCCAGCTCCTGGACCTCCTTGTACGTGCAACCATCCAGATCAACGCAGGCAACCTGA
- a CDS encoding ABC transporter ATP-binding protein, whose amino-acid sequence MIRVENLTKTYKLENGDEFRALSDVNLEVSEGEILGIIGMSGSGKTTLLRILRGVEPFDSGRITLDDVTVEADSGQYYFSKLKKRTAIHLQRSFGLWSETALQNVIRKLYAAKYGDESMTDFDFAYDEFGEEAMELLRVVGLDHKAEHFAPVLSGGEKQRLIMARQLAKKPRVLLLDEPATMSCPGTKQEILDAIKNINRELGVTVVLVSHLPEVHEYLADRLVLMEDGRIVDEGEPGRIIERFMRDIDPPVDYTPSSSEREILRVRDLAKRFVLLKGGAVLEMRDVNLDIREGEIVSIIGPSGAGKTVLLRMIGGLDLPDEGTVEFRLNSEWVNMHEPGVKRMGVRRKMGFMHQEFALVHHATIRSQIASRLGVKGEHVVAEARKRAEELGISDMVLDVLYQLTDLPETEARYRLEKLGLSPEILEELFPSFPDSEVKKYAEPIFRALDLPMDILDRKSYELSGGERVRATLALVLASGPHVLVLDEPFGDLDPITLRMVSNSLRRINMEFGTTIIMVSHHVDFIRELSTRAVMVEDGRLVMDGEPDGLCDEFVERSHAKYLQRVKG is encoded by the coding sequence ATGATAAGGGTTGAGAACCTGACAAAGACCTATAAACTGGAGAATGGAGATGAATTCAGGGCACTTTCTGATGTTAACCTTGAGGTTTCTGAGGGGGAAATACTGGGAATAATTGGGATGAGCGGTTCAGGTAAGACGACACTTCTGAGGATCCTGAGGGGTGTTGAACCCTTTGATTCAGGGAGGATAACCCTGGATGATGTAACCGTTGAGGCTGATTCAGGACAGTACTACTTCTCAAAGCTCAAAAAGAGGACTGCAATTCACCTTCAAAGGTCATTTGGCCTCTGGTCGGAGACCGCCCTTCAGAATGTCATAAGGAAGCTGTACGCTGCAAAATACGGCGACGAGTCAATGACAGACTTTGACTTCGCCTATGATGAATTCGGTGAAGAGGCAATGGAACTCCTAAGGGTGGTTGGACTCGACCACAAGGCCGAGCACTTTGCACCTGTCCTCAGCGGTGGCGAGAAGCAGAGGCTCATAATGGCCAGGCAACTTGCAAAAAAACCCAGGGTACTCCTTCTTGATGAACCCGCAACCATGTCATGCCCGGGGACAAAGCAGGAGATACTGGATGCCATAAAGAACATCAACAGGGAACTGGGTGTCACGGTGGTGCTGGTCTCACACCTGCCTGAGGTCCACGAGTACCTTGCAGACAGGCTGGTTCTGATGGAGGACGGGCGCATCGTTGATGAGGGGGAACCCGGGAGGATCATAGAGAGGTTCATGAGGGACATTGATCCCCCGGTTGACTACACACCCAGCAGCTCAGAGAGGGAGATCCTAAGGGTGAGGGACCTGGCCAAGAGGTTTGTACTCCTCAAGGGAGGGGCAGTCCTTGAGATGAGAGATGTTAACCTTGATATCAGGGAGGGTGAGATAGTATCCATAATAGGGCCCAGCGGGGCAGGCAAGACGGTGCTCCTGCGGATGATAGGGGGCCTGGACCTTCCTGATGAGGGTACGGTGGAGTTCAGGCTTAACAGTGAATGGGTTAACATGCATGAACCTGGCGTTAAAAGGATGGGCGTAAGGAGGAAGATGGGTTTCATGCATCAGGAGTTTGCCCTTGTACATCACGCCACCATAAGGAGTCAGATAGCCTCAAGGCTTGGTGTTAAGGGCGAACATGTCGTTGCAGAGGCAAGGAAGAGGGCCGAGGAACTGGGGATAAGTGACATGGTCCTTGATGTGCTCTACCAGCTCACAGATCTTCCTGAAACAGAGGCCCGATACAGGCTTGAGAAACTTGGCCTCTCACCTGAGATACTTGAGGAACTCTTCCCTAGTTTTCCTGACAGTGAGGTTAAGAAGTATGCTGAACCCATATTCAGGGCCCTGGACCTCCCCATGGACATACTTGACAGGAAATCCTATGAACTATCGGGGGGTGAGCGGGTGAGGGCGACCCTTGCCCTTGTCCTTGCATCAGGGCCCCATGTACTTGTCCTTGATGAGCCCTTCGGGGACCTTGACCCCATAACACTCAGGATGGTTTCAAACTCCCTCAGGAGGATCAACATGGAGTTCGGGACAACCATAATCATGGTGAGTCACCATGTGGATTTCATAAGGGAGCTCAGCACGAGGGCTGTGATGGTTGAGGACGGCCGTCTTGTAATGGACGGGGAACCAGATGGCCTCTGCGACGAGTTTGTTGAAAGGAGCCATGCAAAATACCTTCAGAGGGTTAAGGGGTGA
- a CDS encoding pseudomurein-binding repeat-containing protein, which yields MPFTRLVYLYSKVLGFYGTYKRLPSYVSI from the coding sequence ATACCCTTCACAAGACTCGTCTACCTCTACAGCAAAGTCCTGGGATTTTATGGAACCTACAAAAGACTCCCCAGCTACGTGAGTATCTAA
- a CDS encoding UbiX family flavin prenyltransferase has translation MIILAMTGASGVIYGDRILRALKDAGVNVGLMITDTARDIIRYELERDPETLEEMADECFDSDDFTSAVNSGSSSFSAMVIAPCTMKTLSAIANGYAGNALTRAADVCLKERRKLVLVPRETPLRSVHIENMLSVSREGGIILPAMPGFYHRPSSIEEIADFIAGKVLDVLGIENELFRRWSGEDMKRP, from the coding sequence ATGATAATACTGGCAATGACAGGTGCAAGCGGCGTTATCTACGGGGATAGAATACTGAGGGCCCTGAAGGACGCCGGGGTAAATGTTGGACTCATGATAACCGATACTGCACGTGATATAATCAGATACGAACTTGAAAGAGACCCTGAAACCCTTGAGGAGATGGCTGATGAGTGCTTTGATTCTGATGACTTCACATCAGCGGTTAACAGTGGCTCCTCCAGTTTCAGTGCCATGGTCATAGCGCCGTGCACAATGAAGACCCTATCAGCTATAGCCAACGGATATGCAGGCAATGCACTCACAAGGGCCGCTGACGTGTGTCTCAAGGAGAGGCGTAAACTGGTCCTTGTGCCAAGGGAGACACCTCTTAGAAGCGTACACATTGAGAACATGCTCAGTGTCTCAAGGGAAGGGGGTATAATACTCCCTGCAATGCCCGGATTCTACCACAGACCATCATCAATAGAGGAGATCGCCGACTTCATAGCTGGTAAGGTGCTCGACGTCCTGGGGATAGAGAATGAACTCTTCAGAAGGTGGAGCGGTGAGGACATGAAAAGGCCTTAA
- a CDS encoding molybdenum cofactor biosynthesis protein MoaE has protein sequence MMVMVTDEKEAFRMDDLLEHVKKSPYLDECGAVFTFEGIVRGVDDERTEKLVLTTPDIEKAQRELEGIVKDVMEKYPVRDVAVVHYVGEFYVSETLFMVAVAGPHRGETLEALQEIIERTKYEIDFKKEEYTTSGRNVIMSGG, from the coding sequence ATGATGGTCATGGTGACAGATGAAAAGGAGGCCTTCAGAATGGATGACCTCCTGGAACATGTGAAGAAGAGCCCCTACCTTGATGAATGCGGAGCAGTGTTCACCTTTGAGGGCATCGTCCGTGGTGTTGATGATGAGAGGACAGAGAAACTTGTACTCACAACACCAGACATTGAAAAGGCCCAGAGGGAACTGGAGGGGATAGTAAAGGATGTGATGGAGAAGTACCCTGTGAGGGACGTGGCAGTTGTGCACTACGTTGGGGAGTTCTATGTATCTGAGACCCTCTTCATGGTTGCGGTTGCAGGACCCCACCGCGGGGAAACCCTTGAGGCCCTCCAGGAGATAATCGAGAGGACAAAATACGAAATAGACTTCAAAAAGGAGGAGTACACCACCAGTGGCAGGAATGTTATCATGTCAGGCGGCTAG
- a CDS encoding nicotinamide-nucleotide adenylyltransferase → MRGLLVGRMQPFHRGHLQVIKRVLGEVDELIICIGSAQLSHSLRDPFTAGERVMMLTKALSENGIPASSYYIIPVQDIECNALWVAHIKMLTPPFDRVYSGNPLVQRLFSEDGYEVTAPPLFYRDRYSGTEVRRRMLDDGDWRSLLPDSVVEVIEEINGVERIKHLAKKEVSELV, encoded by the coding sequence ATGAGGGGATTGCTGGTTGGAAGGATGCAGCCATTCCACCGGGGACACCTCCAGGTTATAAAGAGGGTTCTCGGGGAGGTTGATGAACTCATAATATGTATCGGGAGCGCCCAGCTGAGCCACAGCCTCAGGGACCCCTTCACAGCCGGTGAGAGGGTGATGATGCTGACCAAGGCACTCAGCGAGAACGGTATCCCCGCATCAAGCTACTACATCATACCCGTCCAGGACATAGAGTGCAACGCCCTCTGGGTTGCACATATAAAGATGCTGACACCCCCATTTGACAGGGTATACAGTGGAAACCCCCTTGTCCAGCGGCTCTTCAGTGAGGACGGATATGAGGTGACTGCACCCCCACTGTTCTACAGGGACAGGTACTCAGGTACAGAGGTGAGACGGAGGATGCTGGATGATGGTGACTGGCGCTCACTCCTTCCAGACTCAGTGGTTGAGGTTATAGAGGAGATAAATGGTGTTGAAAGAATAAAACACCTTGCAAAAAAGGAAGTTAGTGAACTGGTGTAG
- a CDS encoding flavin reductase family protein, which translates to MEFENFPVENAHRILTPRPTVIVTTVDGDGNINAAPFSFTMPVSIDPPIVAFASAPDHHTAVNVEDTHEFVLNITPVDIIDEMWITARDLPAGENELEAAGLDWIPSERVKPPRIAEAVAHLECELLRMCEVGDHNLIVGSVVNASVCSGCIRDGLLDVESVKPVLHVGGTVFVVGDHVRRIE; encoded by the coding sequence GTGGAATTTGAGAATTTTCCTGTTGAGAATGCGCACAGAATACTTACTCCAAGGCCGACTGTCATTGTAACAACGGTGGATGGGGATGGGAATATAAATGCGGCCCCATTTTCCTTCACCATGCCGGTGTCAATTGACCCCCCGATTGTGGCCTTTGCATCTGCACCGGACCACCACACCGCAGTGAACGTTGAGGACACCCATGAGTTTGTACTTAACATAACGCCGGTGGATATAATTGATGAGATGTGGATAACCGCCAGGGATCTCCCGGCGGGTGAGAATGAACTTGAGGCCGCCGGGCTTGACTGGATTCCATCGGAGAGGGTCAAGCCCCCCAGGATAGCCGAGGCGGTTGCGCACCTTGAATGTGAACTCCTCCGGATGTGTGAGGTTGGCGACCACAACCTCATAGTGGGTTCAGTTGTGAATGCATCGGTCTGCTCCGGGTGCATAAGGGATGGTCTCCTTGATGTTGAATCGGTTAAGCCGGTCCTCCATGTGGGTGGCACAGTTTTTGTTGTGGGGGATCATGTGAGGCGGATTGAATAG
- a CDS encoding universal stress protein, whose amino-acid sequence MFERIMVPTDGSEYAAKAEDLAIELAGRLGSVVVAVHVIDEKLIYPFDVLEDEGKEILAAVQRKGREAGVQVDEVLVFGSPAHDMKKISEKTGADLVVIASHGRSGLEKLLMGSVAETTLKTVEVPVLLVK is encoded by the coding sequence ATGTTTGAGAGGATCATGGTCCCAACAGATGGTTCAGAGTATGCAGCAAAGGCAGAGGACCTTGCCATTGAACTTGCAGGTCGCCTGGGGTCCGTGGTTGTTGCTGTGCATGTTATTGATGAGAAGCTGATCTACCCCTTCGATGTCCTTGAGGATGAGGGAAAGGAGATCCTGGCGGCTGTGCAGAGAAAGGGCAGGGAGGCAGGTGTCCAGGTGGATGAGGTCCTGGTATTTGGGAGCCCGGCGCATGATATGAAGAAGATCTCTGAGAAGACAGGGGCGGATCTTGTGGTTATCGCATCCCATGGGCGTTCAGGTCTTGAGAAGCTTCTCATGGGCAGTGTGGCTGAGACCACCCTCAAGACGGTTGAGGTACCGGTACTCCTTGTTAAATAA
- a CDS encoding HD domain-containing protein, protein MKFVRDSVHGNLKLTEFEVRVVDTPQFQRLRRIKQLGFTNLIYPGANHSRFEHSIGAMYLASRLAEHLNLGPEKKSILRLCALLHDVGHGPFSHVSEGVLERSHESLTRELIRESVLGEIISEEFDLEQVMRILRGEGVLGQAINGELDVDRMDYLLRDSHYTGVAYGIIDVERLIYNMKMENDLVLDRKGVQAAESALLARYFMYPSVYQHHTTRIVNSMFRRCLRSLISEGVLDESRIYRYDDMDLIVMCREQEGLAGDMIRRLDNRDLLKTVDSVKLNELEDPQRVFRITDAEIRKAEREIAEDMDLDPDYVVVNLPEYPAFDEMRTQVSVGDSIVNLSHISSLVGALKEARFNHADICVYVPRESAEAFREFSLHDYMDLPERRTAHPRQLRLTVPDYLKFR, encoded by the coding sequence ATGAAATTCGTAAGGGACAGCGTCCACGGCAACCTGAAACTCACCGAATTTGAGGTGAGGGTTGTTGACACCCCCCAGTTTCAGAGGCTCAGGAGGATAAAGCAGCTGGGATTCACAAATCTGATATACCCCGGGGCAAACCATTCAAGGTTTGAACACTCCATAGGGGCCATGTACCTGGCATCGAGGCTGGCAGAGCACCTCAACCTTGGACCTGAAAAGAAGAGTATACTGAGGCTCTGCGCCCTCCTCCATGATGTGGGTCACGGTCCATTCTCACATGTATCAGAGGGGGTCCTTGAAAGGTCCCATGAGAGCCTCACAAGGGAACTCATAAGGGAATCTGTGCTCGGTGAGATAATATCAGAGGAGTTCGACCTTGAACAGGTTATGAGGATACTGAGGGGTGAGGGTGTCCTTGGACAGGCGATCAACGGGGAGCTTGACGTTGACAGGATGGATTACCTTCTGCGGGACTCCCACTACACAGGGGTGGCCTACGGTATAATAGACGTTGAAAGGCTGATATACAATATGAAGATGGAGAACGACCTTGTCCTTGACAGGAAGGGTGTTCAGGCCGCAGAGTCCGCCCTGCTTGCAAGGTACTTCATGTACCCCAGCGTCTACCAGCACCACACCACGAGGATCGTGAACTCCATGTTCAGGAGGTGCCTCAGGAGCCTCATATCTGAGGGGGTGCTCGATGAGTCCCGGATATACCGGTATGACGACATGGACCTCATCGTCATGTGCAGGGAACAGGAGGGCCTTGCAGGTGATATGATACGGAGACTGGATAACCGTGACCTCCTCAAGACCGTGGACTCTGTGAAGCTCAATGAATTAGAGGACCCCCAGAGGGTATTCAGGATCACAGATGCTGAGATAAGAAAGGCCGAGAGGGAGATCGCAGAGGACATGGACCTGGACCCTGATTATGTTGTGGTTAACCTTCCAGAGTACCCTGCATTTGATGAGATGAGGACCCAGGTTTCTGTGGGGGACTCCATCGTGAACCTGAGCCATATCTCAAGCCTCGTGGGGGCGCTGAAGGAGGCGAGGTTCAACCATGCAGATATCTGTGTTTATGTGCCCCGCGAATCCGCCGAGGCATTCAGGGAATTCAGCCTCCACGACTACATGGATCTCCCTGAAAGAAGAACGGCACACCCCCGGCAGCTCCGACTCACGGTACCTGATTACCTTAAATTCAGATAA